One Clostridium estertheticum DNA segment encodes these proteins:
- a CDS encoding PrkA family serine protein kinase, with protein sequence MEFEKVIKNDREAKIKSKFEGSFLEYLDIISKDPDKAKLSHKRMYDTIIKGGFEILRPEENPRTRKIYGNDLIKRYGFFKEDFFGIDKVLMKIVSYFYSASMKGEESRQVLYLAGPVGAGKSSLVEVLKKAFENTEPVYILKGCPMNEEPLHLIPKHLRRDFERMLNVEIEGDLCPECKYRLIYEYNGEYENFPVTTTSFSIRSRKGIGVVPPVDPNNQDTSILTGSVDISKMDMYSEDDPRVFSLNGAFNVGNRGLVEFIEVFKNDVEYLHTIITATQEKSIPSPGKGSMIYFDGIIIAHSNEAEWNRFKSDHTNEAILDRIVKIEVPYCLELNEEIKIYEKILKKSNFKPHIAPHTIETAAMFALLSRFKPSNKVDPITKLKIYNGEEIVEKGTTKKMDISELREEAGLDEGMHGISTRFIVKAIDNAISNSEFDCINPLGIMESIIKSVREMDVAEDEKKKYMGFVQDTIRKEYNKILEKEVTKAFIHSYKEQAESLFNNYIDNAEAFVNKAKLKDRATGEELIADESFMRSIEEQIGISESSSKGFRSDVTSYMFYVVRNGGKIKYESYEPLKEAIEKKLTSSVKELSRIVTRSRVRDKDQDEKYNVMVEQMKTNGYCDYCCDVILKYAANNLWKD encoded by the coding sequence ATGGAATTTGAAAAAGTGATAAAGAATGATAGAGAAGCTAAAATCAAGAGTAAATTTGAAGGAAGCTTTCTGGAGTATTTAGATATAATTAGTAAAGATCCTGATAAAGCTAAGCTTTCCCATAAGAGGATGTATGACACAATAATAAAAGGAGGCTTTGAAATTCTAAGGCCTGAGGAAAACCCAAGAACAAGAAAAATATATGGTAATGATCTTATAAAAAGGTATGGGTTTTTTAAAGAGGACTTTTTTGGAATTGATAAGGTACTTATGAAGATAGTAAGTTACTTTTATTCTGCATCTATGAAGGGGGAGGAATCCAGGCAGGTATTATATTTAGCAGGTCCTGTAGGAGCAGGTAAGTCATCCCTGGTTGAAGTACTGAAGAAGGCCTTTGAAAATACGGAACCAGTATATATTTTAAAAGGATGTCCTATGAATGAAGAGCCATTGCATTTAATACCAAAGCATCTTAGGCGCGATTTTGAGAGAATGCTTAATGTAGAAATTGAAGGAGACCTTTGCCCGGAATGTAAATATAGATTAATTTATGAATACAATGGAGAATATGAGAATTTTCCTGTTACAACTACTTCTTTTTCAATAAGATCAAGAAAAGGTATAGGGGTTGTACCACCTGTGGATCCAAATAATCAAGATACTTCAATTTTAACAGGATCTGTTGATATATCTAAAATGGATATGTATTCAGAGGATGATCCAAGGGTTTTCTCTCTTAATGGAGCATTTAATGTTGGTAATAGGGGTCTTGTAGAATTTATAGAAGTATTCAAAAATGATGTTGAGTATCTTCATACTATAATTACTGCAACACAAGAAAAATCAATACCATCACCAGGAAAGGGATCTATGATTTACTTTGATGGCATAATTATTGCCCATTCTAATGAAGCTGAATGGAATAGGTTTAAGTCAGATCATACCAATGAAGCTATTTTAGATAGAATTGTAAAGATAGAAGTTCCTTATTGCCTTGAGTTAAATGAAGAAATTAAAATTTATGAAAAGATACTTAAAAAGAGTAACTTTAAGCCTCATATAGCACCACACACCATTGAGACTGCTGCAATGTTTGCGCTGCTTTCAAGGTTTAAACCTTCAAACAAGGTGGATCCTATAACAAAGTTAAAGATTTATAATGGTGAAGAAATAGTAGAAAAGGGAACTACTAAGAAAATGGATATTAGCGAACTCAGGGAAGAAGCAGGTCTTGATGAGGGTATGCATGGGATTTCAACAAGATTTATAGTAAAGGCTATTGATAATGCTATTTCAAATTCAGAATTTGATTGCATAAATCCACTTGGCATTATGGAAAGTATAATTAAATCCGTAAGGGAAATGGACGTTGCTGAGGATGAAAAGAAAAAATATATGGGCTTTGTTCAGGACACTATTAGAAAAGAATACAACAAAATATTGGAGAAAGAAGTAACTAAGGCCTTTATACACAGCTATAAGGAACAAGCGGAAAGTCTATTTAATAACTATATTGATAATGCAGAAGCCTTTGTAAATAAGGCCAAATTAAAGGATAGAGCTACCGGGGAAGAGCTAATTGCAGATGAGTCCTTTATGAGATCAATAGAAGAGCAGATTGGAATATCTGAAAGTTCTTCAAAGGGATTTAGAAGTGACGTAACTTCTTATATGTTTTATGTGGTTAGAAATGGTGGAAAAATAAAATATGAGTCCTATGAGCCTTTAAAGGAAGCAATTGAAAAGAAACTTACTAGTTCCGTAAAAGAGCTTTCGAGAATTGTAACTAGATCTAGAGTTCGCGATAAGGACCAAGATGAAAAATATAACGTAATGGTGGAGCAAATGAAGACAAATGGATATTGTGATTATTGTTGTGACGTTATACTGAAATATGCAGCTAATAATTTATGGAAGGACTAG
- the yhbH gene encoding sporulation protein YhbH has protein sequence MAIFRDYNVTPIDHDRAVEDRRRHRQLVEKSIKENLGDILSEESIIGQGKDKKIKIPIKGLKEYEFIFGKNKSGVGSGDGSEERGQVIGKEKAKGEGKGSSGAGEDEGEDIYETEITLEDALNYLLEDLELPELDKKKFSEILTENSVKRAGYQKHGIQPRLAKKRTVVEKIKREQGRSKALMESSQEEKIERLPFKNEDLRYHRVKQVLKRESNAAILCVMDVSGSMDTTKKYLARSFFFILSQFIRSKYTNVEVEFIAHTTVAQEVNEDDFFHKVESGGTYISSGLNKALEIIDKRYNPDYWNVYVFYVSDGDNWQEDNEKAITAAKSICEVSNLFGYVELMNKYYTSSMKRIFENGVFNKNFISVEVKKKQDLWESLKYMLKKEGER, from the coding sequence ATGGCAATTTTTAGAGACTATAACGTAACCCCCATAGATCATGATAGGGCTGTAGAGGATAGAAGGCGGCATCGGCAGCTTGTTGAGAAATCTATTAAAGAAAATCTAGGAGATATATTATCAGAAGAAAGTATTATAGGTCAAGGTAAGGATAAAAAAATTAAAATACCAATAAAAGGCCTTAAGGAATATGAATTTATTTTTGGTAAAAATAAGAGTGGCGTGGGAAGTGGAGATGGTAGCGAAGAAAGAGGGCAAGTCATAGGAAAAGAAAAGGCTAAGGGTGAAGGGAAAGGAAGCAGTGGTGCAGGTGAGGATGAGGGTGAAGACATTTATGAAACTGAAATAACATTAGAAGATGCACTAAATTACCTTTTAGAAGATTTAGAACTTCCGGAACTAGATAAAAAAAAGTTCTCGGAAATTTTAACTGAAAATAGTGTTAAAAGAGCAGGCTATCAAAAACATGGTATCCAGCCCCGTCTTGCTAAAAAAAGAACAGTAGTGGAGAAAATCAAAAGGGAGCAAGGGAGAAGCAAAGCACTAATGGAGTCATCTCAGGAGGAAAAGATTGAAAGACTGCCCTTTAAAAATGAGGATTTAAGATATCATAGAGTGAAGCAAGTTTTAAAGAGAGAATCAAACGCGGCAATTTTATGTGTAATGGACGTATCTGGGTCAATGGATACCACAAAGAAGTATTTGGCCCGCTCCTTTTTCTTTATATTATCTCAATTTATTAGATCAAAATATACGAATGTAGAGGTTGAGTTTATTGCACATACAACAGTTGCCCAAGAGGTAAACGAGGATGATTTTTTTCATAAGGTTGAATCAGGAGGTACCTATATTTCTAGTGGATTAAATAAAGCACTAGAAATAATTGATAAAAGATATAATCCAGATTATTGGAATGTATATGTATTTTACGTTAGTGATGGAGATAATTGGCAAGAAGATAATGAAAAAGCCATAACGGCTGCAAAAAGTATTTGCGAGGTGAGCAATTTATTTGGGTATGTTGAGCTTATGAATAAATACTATACTTCTTCTATGAAAAGAATTTTCGAAAATGGAGTATTTAATAAAAACTTTATTTCAGTGGAAGTAAAGAAAAAACAGGATTTATGGGAAAGTCTTAAATACATGCTAAAAAAAGAAGGAGAGAGGTGA
- a CDS encoding SpoVR family protein has protein sequence MEYILKDLEAWNEKIEDIAKNIGLDFYPQEFEIIGYKDMLSYETYIGMPSRYPHWSFGKSYEKNSTVYKYNLTGLPYEMVINSDPCIAYLMKENTLLLQILTIAHVYGHNDFFKNNRLFKDGTRAASAVEMFKFHADMVRSYINDPSIGYEKVERILDAAHAIKLQTSRVIGEKRIDGEVLKQRLLEDYKNNNEVHNDLDAYVKLAFPNLNKIPIQPEDDLLYFIIKYGDMEEWEKSLLGFVRQETSYFLPQIETKIMNEGWASFWHYNILKQLDLPGGLYLEFIKRHNDVIAPGYGSINPYFIGFKIFEDILKRYGKEKIFEVRALERDESFLRKYLTQELCAELNLFEYAAKNGDYVISEVSDDSGFKNIRNTLSSSCGVGTVPLIRVVEMSQKDKTLILEHVFDGRELNIAYAEATLKYIYELWGHTVTLKTTQIGKEITLLCEDKKISVKK, from the coding sequence TTGGAATATATCTTAAAGGATTTGGAAGCTTGGAATGAAAAAATTGAGGATATAGCAAAAAATATAGGACTTGATTTCTATCCTCAAGAATTTGAGATAATAGGATATAAGGATATGCTGTCCTACGAAACATACATTGGAATGCCATCAAGATATCCCCACTGGAGTTTTGGAAAATCCTACGAAAAAAATAGCACTGTATATAAATATAATTTAACTGGATTACCTTATGAGATGGTTATAAATTCAGATCCATGTATTGCATATTTAATGAAGGAAAACACACTTTTATTGCAAATATTAACTATAGCTCATGTTTATGGTCATAATGATTTTTTTAAAAACAATAGACTTTTTAAGGATGGAACTAGAGCAGCATCTGCTGTGGAGATGTTTAAATTTCATGCAGATATGGTAAGAAGTTATATAAATGATCCAAGTATAGGCTATGAAAAGGTAGAAAGAATTTTAGATGCAGCTCATGCCATTAAGCTTCAAACCTCTAGGGTTATTGGGGAAAAGAGAATTGATGGGGAGGTTTTAAAGCAAAGACTTTTAGAGGATTATAAAAACAATAATGAAGTTCATAATGACTTAGATGCTTATGTAAAACTAGCATTTCCTAATTTGAATAAAATCCCTATTCAGCCTGAGGATGATCTTCTTTATTTTATTATAAAGTATGGTGATATGGAGGAATGGGAAAAAAGTTTGCTCGGATTTGTAAGGCAAGAAACATCATATTTCTTGCCTCAAATTGAAACAAAAATAATGAATGAAGGTTGGGCTAGCTTTTGGCATTATAATATATTAAAGCAGCTGGATTTACCAGGCGGACTTTATTTAGAGTTCATTAAGCGTCATAATGATGTTATAGCTCCTGGGTATGGGTCAATAAACCCATATTTTATAGGCTTTAAGATATTTGAAGACATTTTAAAAAGATATGGCAAGGAGAAAATATTTGAAGTTAGAGCTCTTGAACGAGACGAATCCTTTTTAAGAAAGTATTTAACACAGGAACTATGTGCAGAGCTTAATTTATTTGAATATGCGGCTAAGAATGGGGATTACGTAATTAGTGAAGTGTCTGATGATAGTGGGTTTAAAAATATTAGAAATACCTTAAGTAGCTCTTGTGGCGTAGGTACTGTACCACTTATTAGAGTAGTAGAAATGTCACAAAAGGACAAAACACTAATTCTAGAGCATGTTTTTGATGGAAGAGAACTAAATATTGCATATGCAGAAGCTACATTAAAGTATATATATGAGTTATGGGGCCATACTGTAACTTTGAAAACAACACAGATTGGAAAGGAAATTACACTTTTATGTGAGGATAAGAAGATATCTGTAAAAAAATAA
- a CDS encoding peptidoglycan D,D-transpeptidase FtsI family protein — protein sequence MKRKKVRNKRILVVGTLFSIVFMALVSRLIYLMIINGSYYKQLALKQYTKTIKTAPKRGVIFARNGSELALNADIYRIDIDLNVFKKYLIDKKIPEKQAAYKLSQILNIRNSEVEKILNSKDSKGRLLQFILLKRKVKEEMVDSIKALKYNGIIISRDVERVYPNDSFLSHVIGHTNSDGDGVSGVEQSYDKELAGVPGVTVAEVDRNNNELPYIEATTVEPIDGKDLTLTIDEGIQELAEKVAKETLAENGAKSVSITIMNPQNGEVLAMASMPDYNLNKPYAEGKTDNEIQEMWKNRAISNVFEPGSIFKVITAAAALQNNVVTDQDRFVSNGSIKVGNTTLYNDNKEDYGIETFSDIIKNSDNVGFVNLGQKIGNENLYKFVKEANFGEKTEIDLPGESTGLIKDYKRIEPVDFATMSYGQGIAVSQVQYIAAFDAVANGGKWIRPHVMKEISHMENGKKIVDKKYDNFAERTITSSEKAAQLRMYLERVVKEGTAKDTYMKGYHIAGKTGTANVVNSTTGGYESGKYIASFAGMAPAENPKVSLVVTIEEPNSGKYYAAQTAVPAARKLFSGIFKILKISPDNK from the coding sequence TTGAAAAGAAAAAAGGTTAGAAACAAAAGAATTTTGGTTGTAGGTACATTATTTTCTATAGTATTTATGGCTCTTGTGAGTAGATTGATTTATTTAATGATTATTAATGGGTCTTATTATAAACAGCTGGCATTAAAACAATATACAAAAACTATAAAAACAGCTCCCAAAAGGGGCGTTATTTTTGCCAGAAACGGTTCTGAATTGGCATTAAATGCAGATATTTATAGGATTGATATTGATTTAAATGTTTTTAAAAAGTATTTAATTGATAAAAAAATACCGGAAAAACAAGCAGCTTACAAATTGTCACAGATACTGAATATTAGAAACAGCGAAGTTGAAAAAATTTTAAATAGCAAAGATAGTAAGGGAAGGCTACTTCAATTTATATTGTTGAAAAGAAAAGTTAAGGAAGAAATGGTAGATTCCATTAAAGCTCTTAAATATAATGGGATAATAATTTCAAGAGATGTAGAGAGGGTTTACCCAAATGATAGCTTCTTATCCCATGTTATTGGGCATACCAATTCTGATGGAGATGGGGTAAGCGGAGTAGAGCAGAGTTATGACAAGGAATTAGCAGGTGTTCCCGGGGTAACAGTGGCTGAAGTGGATAGGAATAATAATGAATTGCCGTACATAGAAGCAACTACAGTTGAACCTATAGACGGAAAAGATTTAACATTAACTATTGATGAAGGAATTCAAGAGTTAGCTGAAAAAGTAGCTAAAGAAACATTGGCTGAAAATGGTGCTAAATCTGTTAGTATAACAATTATGAATCCCCAAAATGGTGAAGTTTTGGCTATGGCGAGTATGCCAGATTATAATCTAAATAAGCCTTATGCAGAAGGGAAAACAGATAACGAAATACAGGAAATGTGGAAGAATAGAGCTATAAGTAATGTGTTTGAGCCAGGATCAATTTTCAAGGTTATAACGGCGGCGGCGGCACTTCAAAACAATGTGGTAACAGACCAGGATCGTTTTGTAAGCAATGGGAGCATTAAGGTTGGTAATACTACATTGTACAATGATAATAAAGAGGATTATGGGATTGAGACTTTTTCAGATATAATTAAAAATTCAGATAATGTTGGATTTGTTAATCTTGGACAAAAAATTGGAAATGAAAATCTTTATAAGTTTGTAAAGGAGGCTAACTTCGGAGAGAAAACAGAAATAGACTTGCCTGGTGAAAGTACTGGATTAATAAAGGACTATAAACGTATTGAACCTGTTGATTTTGCTACTATGTCCTATGGACAAGGTATTGCAGTTAGCCAAGTTCAGTATATTGCGGCCTTCGATGCAGTAGCTAATGGTGGTAAATGGATAAGACCACATGTTATGAAGGAAATATCCCATATGGAAAATGGTAAAAAAATTGTGGATAAAAAGTATGATAATTTTGCTGAAAGGACTATAACTAGTAGTGAAAAGGCAGCTCAATTAAGAATGTATTTGGAAAGGGTTGTTAAGGAAGGAACAGCAAAGGATACCTATATGAAGGGTTACCACATAGCTGGAAAAACTGGAACTGCAAATGTGGTTAACAGTACCACGGGAGGCTATGAATCTGGTAAGTATATAGCTTCCTTTGCAGGGATGGCTCCTGCTGAAAATCCAAAAGTATCCTTGGTGGTTACTATAGAAGAACCAAATTCGGGAAAATATTATGCTGCTCAGACAGCAGTACCCGCAGCTCGTAAGCTATTTTCAGGGATATTTAAAATACTTAAAATATCCCCAGATAATAAATAG
- a CDS encoding ATP-binding cassette domain-containing protein — protein MIEVNGLYKKYSKKVLAVKNLSFRIKEGEVVGLLGENGAGKTTTLRILATILSPTKGTVVIDGYDVHKDGEKVRGSIGALFGGDVALYDRLTARENIEYFGQLYDMKKQELNNRIVHLAEYFQFEDYLDKKASELSRGMKQKIAIARAIVHDPKVMLLDEPTTGLDVVARRLLYNLIAQWSKEGKTILFSSHSISEIERLCQRVIIINKGQLVEEGTDSYLKEKYSMDNLEDVFIHLITGGVESEYNIKSI, from the coding sequence ATGATTGAGGTAAATGGATTATACAAGAAGTATAGTAAAAAGGTACTAGCAGTAAAAAATTTGAGTTTTAGGATAAAGGAAGGGGAAGTTGTTGGACTCCTTGGGGAAAATGGGGCAGGAAAGACTACCACGCTTAGAATACTCGCTACGATTTTAAGCCCTACAAAAGGAACAGTTGTTATTGATGGTTATGATGTTCACAAAGATGGAGAAAAAGTCAGAGGCTCAATTGGAGCGCTTTTTGGTGGAGATGTAGCTCTTTATGACAGACTAACTGCAAGAGAAAACATTGAATATTTTGGGCAACTCTACGACATGAAAAAGCAAGAGCTTAATAATCGAATAGTGCATTTAGCAGAATATTTTCAGTTTGAAGATTATCTTGATAAAAAGGCATCGGAATTGTCTAGAGGTATGAAACAGAAAATAGCTATTGCAAGAGCAATAGTTCATGATCCTAAAGTAATGCTTCTAGATGAGCCGACTACAGGACTTGATGTGGTTGCAAGAAGATTATTGTACAATTTAATTGCACAGTGGTCAAAGGAAGGAAAGACTATCTTATTTTCTAGTCATTCTATAAGTGAGATAGAAAGACTTTGTCAAAGGGTAATTATTATAAATAAAGGACAATTGGTTGAGGAAGGAACTGACAGTTACCTAAAAGAAAAATATTCAATGGATAACTTGGAGGATGTCTTTATTCATTTAATAACAGGTGGTGTAGAGAGTGAATACAATATTAAAAGTATTTAA
- a CDS encoding ABC transporter permease has protein sequence MNTILKVFKNEFKMYTRDKKLLVNTLLLPILIYPLIIAIVALGAFISMKSDVQGIKVSFQGKNLEVMEAMKKTKGIKIIDDRVYSDSDILDRTVDAIIVLSEDKDKVIQIKYDSTKKSFLFDKITDSIQKLKVDYITSVLKGKGLKYDNINPISFKTLNEKGKTMDSFTMVISLVLPMLFLLFPMISTSYLTTDIAAGEKEKNTLEPLLCTKTSRYKILLGKLLFTSIISVIISIISILVLGLAAIAAISAFNVSISSMSISFSGIGFMISLIIIMLTVIFLSALQLTLSFFAKNYKESQMLVSPLLIIIMVPIFMSMFLPDKSIFYHLPIFNVVLILKQLTAGIINFANVSIVIGWLVIYIIISVLLCIKAINSEKFIFRV, from the coding sequence GTGAATACAATATTAAAAGTATTTAAGAATGAATTTAAAATGTATACAAGAGATAAAAAATTATTAGTAAATACACTCTTATTGCCAATATTAATTTACCCATTAATTATTGCAATAGTAGCTCTAGGTGCATTTATTTCTATGAAAAGTGATGTTCAAGGAATAAAGGTTAGTTTTCAAGGAAAAAATCTAGAAGTTATGGAAGCCATGAAGAAAACTAAGGGAATAAAGATAATTGATGACAGGGTTTATAGTGATAGTGATATATTAGATAGAACAGTTGACGCAATTATTGTACTTTCTGAGGATAAAGATAAGGTAATACAGATTAAATACGATTCCACTAAAAAAAGCTTTTTATTTGATAAGATTACAGATAGTATACAGAAATTGAAAGTGGATTATATAACCTCAGTACTTAAGGGAAAAGGATTAAAATATGACAACATAAATCCTATATCTTTTAAAACGCTAAATGAAAAGGGGAAGACAATGGATAGTTTTACAATGGTAATTAGCTTAGTATTACCTATGTTATTTCTTTTATTTCCAATGATTTCAACTTCCTATTTGACCACAGATATAGCTGCAGGTGAAAAAGAAAAGAATACGTTGGAACCATTGTTATGTACTAAAACTTCTAGATATAAAATTCTACTGGGCAAATTGCTTTTTACATCAATAATAAGCGTGATTATTTCAATAATATCTATATTGGTTTTAGGACTAGCCGCAATTGCGGCAATTTCAGCGTTTAATGTTTCAATTTCTTCAATGAGTATTAGTTTTAGTGGCATAGGATTTATGATAAGTTTAATTATAATAATGCTTACAGTTATATTTTTAAGTGCATTACAATTAACTTTGAGCTTTTTTGCTAAAAATTATAAGGAAAGTCAAATGCTAGTTTCACCTCTTTTAATAATAATAATGGTACCAATATTTATGTCTATGTTTCTTCCAGATAAATCAATATTTTACCACCTGCCAATATTTAATGTGGTACTAATATTAAAACAACTTACAGCAGGAATAATTAATTTTGCTAATGTTTCTATTGTTATTGGATGGTTAGTTATATATATAATTATAAGTGTATTATTGTGCATTAAGGCCATAAACAGTGAAAAATTTATATTTAGGGTATAG
- a CDS encoding ABC transporter permease, which yields MFYAVLKKELMNFIRDKKSLISFFLIPIIMYIYMFNVQGAINKMADGSSKDSSKYKFKIVVQKDEEAHPLIKKIKTMDKNMQIVIEDTKVINEDFDLVLEFPKGFSKALKLGQPIELITYRKTTDILDENYTKIEKVIQDYESELVASTLISKGIDIKILDSYSTQKVNVSEVTEAQAGFFYVIPMCILLFPLSIGMQVVIEICVTEKERGTLEALMLTKAKRSVIIGAKYTALLVIVLAEILISLGAFIITSKAVKTELINISTLNVANISIMLLMIVLTYIGISLIQFMIGLYAKNFKEAQAYMTAVLFLVIILNYLFFFIDIKNLSYVFLNIPIVNSIAILNEILLGILNMRHLIIVGAWLIIYIVALAYIAVKVVFVESVLLRR from the coding sequence ATGTTTTATGCAGTTTTGAAAAAAGAACTAATGAATTTTATTAGAGATAAAAAGAGTTTGATCTCATTTTTTCTAATACCAATTATAATGTATATATATATGTTTAATGTGCAAGGTGCTATTAACAAAATGGCAGATGGGTCCTCAAAGGATAGTTCGAAATACAAGTTTAAAATAGTAGTACAAAAGGACGAAGAAGCTCATCCATTGATAAAGAAAATAAAGACAATGGACAAAAATATGCAGATAGTAATAGAAGATACTAAAGTAATAAATGAAGATTTTGATTTGGTGCTAGAATTCCCCAAGGGGTTTTCTAAAGCCTTAAAATTAGGGCAGCCAATAGAACTAATTACCTATAGAAAAACCACAGATATATTGGATGAAAATTATACTAAAATAGAGAAGGTTATACAGGATTATGAAAGTGAATTAGTAGCGAGTACTTTAATTTCAAAAGGAATAGACATAAAAATATTGGATAGTTATTCCACTCAAAAGGTAAATGTATCTGAGGTAACAGAAGCACAAGCTGGCTTCTTTTATGTAATACCTATGTGTATTTTATTATTCCCCTTAAGCATTGGAATGCAAGTAGTTATAGAGATTTGTGTAACAGAGAAGGAAAGAGGGACACTAGAAGCACTAATGTTAACAAAGGCAAAGCGAAGTGTAATTATAGGAGCTAAATATACTGCACTACTAGTAATTGTTTTAGCAGAAATTTTAATTTCACTAGGAGCTTTTATAATAACTTCAAAAGCAGTTAAAACAGAATTAATAAATATTAGTACTTTAAACGTGGCCAATATAAGTATAATGTTACTTATGATTGTATTAACCTATATAGGAATATCTCTTATACAATTTATGATTGGATTATATGCTAAGAATTTCAAAGAGGCACAAGCTTATATGACAGCAGTTTTATTTTTGGTTATAATTCTAAATTATTTATTCTTTTTTATAGATATTAAGAATCTAAGCTATGTATTTTTAAACATACCAATTGTAAACTCCATAGCGATTTTAAATGAAATTCTTTTAGGCATATTAAACATGAGGCATTTGATTATTGTAGGTGCTTGGCTTATTATATATATTGTAGCACTTGCATATATTGCAGTTAAAGTTGTATTTGTAGAGAGTGTTTTACTTAGAAGATGA
- a CDS encoding CPBP family intramembrane glutamic endopeptidase, whose protein sequence is MKNKKILLANSLLLLALFLFVSIPLCASKIFNLNESISGNISLLLSGGTSIIVLGGIALLYCRITKRKFTKVMVIKKISIKQVFLIMVVSIGTYIFAVGVNSLSMKLFPIAIKDGMAISNLLNSSSLLLGLLVVVLVPAFFEEVFFRGIFLDAYEGINKKTKYFILIAIFATFHGNVMQIIYVFFLGYILLKVREYTGSLLGSMTLHAVNNAISFIISKVALSYMKLVNTGVDNGVIDPAKAATTADATNVSFSVALLRSSIFFLIGGAILYINLRKLKEYKEEKEGLEYIEEENSESLEYGEGEKYILRNEIINTDIKQYIPLVIYFVSMTILVVLRY, encoded by the coding sequence ATGAAAAATAAAAAAATATTATTAGCTAATAGTTTATTACTATTAGCGTTATTCTTATTTGTTTCAATACCATTATGCGCAAGTAAAATATTTAATTTAAATGAATCCATAAGCGGGAATATTTCACTTTTGCTTTCTGGAGGAACTAGTATAATAGTACTTGGTGGCATTGCACTATTATATTGTAGGATTACTAAGAGAAAATTTACTAAGGTAATGGTAATAAAGAAAATCTCTATAAAACAAGTATTTTTAATTATGGTTGTTTCTATTGGTACCTATATTTTTGCAGTAGGAGTTAATTCATTAAGTATGAAGTTATTCCCCATTGCAATAAAAGATGGCATGGCAATATCTAATTTATTAAATAGTAGTTCACTATTGTTAGGACTGCTTGTGGTAGTTTTGGTGCCAGCATTTTTTGAGGAAGTATTCTTCCGAGGGATTTTTTTAGACGCTTATGAAGGAATAAATAAAAAAACGAAATATTTTATTTTAATTGCAATATTTGCTACCTTCCATGGCAACGTAATGCAAATCATCTATGTGTTTTTTTTGGGGTATATACTATTAAAGGTAAGGGAATATACAGGTTCATTACTGGGAAGTATGACACTTCACGCAGTCAATAATGCAATATCCTTTATTATAAGTAAAGTGGCTTTGAGCTACATGAAGCTTGTGAATACTGGAGTAGACAATGGAGTCATAGATCCGGCAAAAGCTGCTACTACAGCGGATGCAACGAATGTTAGCTTTAGCGTAGCACTACTTAGATCTTCAATATTTTTTCTAATCGGTGGTGCAATATTATATATAAACCTAAGGAAATTGAAAGAATATAAAGAGGAAAAAGAAGGCTTAGAATACATTGAAGAAGAAAACTCCGAAAGCTTAGAATATGGTGAAGGAGAGAAATATATTCTAAGAAATGAAATCATTAATACAGATATAAAACAATATATTCCATTAGTTATTTATTTTGTTTCAATGACTATATTAGTTGTTTTAAGGTATTAA